In Nocardia sp. NBC_01327, the genomic stretch AAGTGAAAGTTGTACTGTTCTGCGGCGGCTACGGCATGCGCATGCGCAACGGCACCGAGGACATGATCCCGAAGCCCATGCAGATGGTGGGCCCACGCCCGCTCATCTGGCACGTCATGCGCTATTACGCGCACTTCGGGCACAAGGATTTCATTCTGTGCCTGGGCTACGGGGCCGCCCATATCAAGAACTTCTTCCTGACCTACCAGGAGTCGGTGTCCAACGATTTCGTCATTCGCGGCGGCCAGGTCGAACTGCTGCAATCGGATATCAGCGACTGGACGATCACCTTCGTCGACACCGGCGTGGAATCGCCTATCGGGGAACGACTGCGGCGGGTGCGCGACCATCTCGACGGCGAGCGCTACTTCCTGGCCAACTACGCCGATGTGCTCACCGACGCCCCGCTGGACGAGGTGGTCAGGGACTTCCGCAAATCCGGGGCCGCGGCCTCCATGATGATCGTGCCGCCGCAGTCCTCCTTCCACTGCGTGGATGTGAACTCGGCCGGCGAGGTCAAGAACATCACTCCGGTATCGCGCCTGCCCATCTGGGAGAACGGCGGCTACTTCGTGCTCACCCAGGAGATCTTCGATCATCTGCCCCCCGGTGGTGATCTGGTGGA encodes the following:
- a CDS encoding sugar phosphate nucleotidyltransferase, producing MKVVLFCGGYGMRMRNGTEDMIPKPMQMVGPRPLIWHVMRYYAHFGHKDFILCLGYGAAHIKNFFLTYQESVSNDFVIRGGQVELLQSDISDWTITFVDTGVESPIGERLRRVRDHLDGERYFLANYADVLTDAPLDEVVRDFRKSGAAASMMIVPPQSSFHCVDVNSAGEVKNITPVSRLPIWENGGYFVLTQEIFDHLPPGGDLVEDACGALAAQGRLFGYQHHGFWKPADTFKERAELDAGYMTGDRPWMVWEQPTP